A DNA window from Amycolatopsis sp. DSM 110486 contains the following coding sequences:
- a CDS encoding DUF11 domain-containing protein: protein MSRILLFMFTPCSRIPSAVLQGPAALDILPDGGWTSVYVQVLNAGTAAASGVRFSVTLPPELQESGSMTTNQWDCSGEGRTTTCAFVGDLAAGAEPYGLSLTAGVSGATVGGASDVTAEASTTSPDANAANDTDRQTLTYVGKGIVKTQFWNDLNADGLRQPGEPAVDPGGISVRSVGDDDLYGGANTFDGQYSEQVPAKEYYAEVEVQTSRWLFTTPDAGDDRVDSDFTPNGENQYFQTARTEPFTVTDGGTVQVDRGVVAVAAVS from the coding sequence GTGAGCCGGATCTTGCTCTTCATGTTCACGCCGTGTTCGCGCATACCGTCGGCAGTTCTACAAGGCCCGGCCGCGCTCGATATCCTCCCCGACGGCGGCTGGACCTCGGTGTACGTGCAGGTGCTCAACGCCGGGACCGCGGCAGCGTCCGGGGTGCGGTTCAGTGTGACGCTGCCGCCCGAGCTGCAGGAGAGCGGCAGCATGACCACGAACCAGTGGGACTGCTCGGGTGAGGGACGCACCACCACGTGTGCGTTCGTCGGCGACCTCGCCGCCGGTGCCGAGCCCTACGGGCTGAGCCTGACCGCGGGGGTGTCCGGCGCGACCGTGGGCGGGGCGTCCGACGTCACGGCGGAGGCGTCGACGACGTCACCCGACGCGAACGCGGCGAACGACACCGACCGGCAGACGCTGACCTACGTCGGCAAGGGGATCGTCAAGACGCAGTTCTGGAATGACCTCAACGCCGACGGGCTGCGGCAGCCGGGCGAGCCCGCGGTGGACCCGGGCGGCATCAGCGTCCGTTCGGTGGGCGACGACGACCTGTACGGCGGGGCGAACACCTTCGACGGGCAGTACTCCGAGCAGGTCCCGGCGAAGGAGTACTACGCGGAGGTCGAGGTCCAGACCAGCCGGTGGCTCTTCACCACGCCGGACGCCGGGGACGACCGCGTCGACTCGGACTTCACGCCGAACGGCGAGAACCAGTACTTCCAGACCGCTCGCACCGAGCCGTTCACGGTCACCGACGGCGGCACGGTGCAGGTCGACCGCGGCGTGGTCGCCGTGGCCGCGGTCAGCTGA